Sequence from the Janthinobacterium lividum genome:
GATGCGCTCGTTCATCGCCACTCACTCAGGCAGCACGTGCCAGCGGACTGGTCTCTTCGACCATGCTTTTCAGCTTCTGGCTCGCATGAAAGGTCACGACACGGCGCGCCGTGATGGGAATCTCTTCGCCCGTCTTCGGATTGCGGCCGGGCCGCTGCGGCTTGTCGCGCAACTGGAAATTGCCGAAACCGGACAGCTTGACGGCCTCGCCACGCTCGAGCGCATTGCGGATCTCGTCGAAAAAGGTCTCGACCATATCCTTCGCTTCGCGCTTGTTCAGGCCCACTTGCTCGAACAACAATTCGGCCAGTTCCGCCTTGGTCAAGGTGGGTAAATCTTTTTCCGCTTCCTGGCGCACTTTGGCAACCAGCATGGCCCGATGCAAATCGGCGGCCAGTGCGGATTGCAGTACGGCGGAATCAACGTCGCTGTTATTAATTTTCCTGCCCTGCCTTTTCTGTGCGCCCGAGCCTGCCACATGGCAAGCTCGTCTACGGTTGACGACGGAAAGGCCGTCACGCAAGGCGACGGCCGTCCGGTAATTACGAACGCAGTTTCGCGTCGTGGCCCTGCTTGGCCGCATCGATCAGGACAGCCATCAGGCCGTCGACGACGTCGTCTTGCAGGGTGTTTTGAGTATCTTGCAAGCTAATCCGGAAAGCAAGGCTTTTTTCATCCACTTCCAGCCCTTTTCCACGATATTCATCAAATAAAACAATGGCTTGCACGATACGCGCTGCCGGGCTCGACTTGGCGGCGGCATGGAATCTGTCGAGCAGATCCTGCACGGCTACCGATTGCTTGACGACCACGGCCAAGTCGCGGCTGGCGCCAGGGAATTTCGAGATTTCCTGGTATGCCGGCACGACTCGTTGCGTCAAGGCAGCGGCGTCGACTTCGAACAGCACGGGCGCCAGCGGCAAGTCGTACTTTTGCATCCAGCGCGGGTGCAATTCGCCGATGAAACCGATGACCTTGCCATCGAGCTCCACATTGGCCGAACGGCCCGGATGCAGGGCCGGATGTTCCGCCTTGGTGAAACGCAAGACCAGCGGTGCAAACAGCGCTTCCAGGTCCGCCTTCACGTCGAAGAAGTCGACCGTGCGCGCAGCCTGGCCCCACTGCTCGTCGGCAACCGCGCCGTAGGCCATGGCCGCCACGCGCTTCGGCTGGGCGTAGCCAGCCACCGACAAGGGGCCGTTTTCCACGCTGTCGTCGCGCTGGTAGATGGCGCCCACTTCGAAGATGCGCACGCGGTTCGTCTTGCGGTTCAGGTTGTAGCGCACATTGGCGATCAGGCTGCCGATCAGCGAGGAACGCATCACGCTCATCTGGCTGGCGATCGGGTTCTGCAATTTGATCGGGTTCGTATTGCCCGAGAAATCGCGCTCCCATGCCGTATCGACAAAGCTCATGTTAACCACTTCCTGGAAGCCCAGGTCGGCCAGCTCATGACGTACCGCAAACAGCGAGCGGGTATTTTCCGGTGCAATCTGCATCACGTTCGCGGCCACGGGCGGCAAGGTCGGGATGTTTTCAAAGCCGTACACGCGCGCCACTTCCTCGATCAGGTCTTCCTCGATCTCGATGTCGAAACGGTAGCTGGGCGACGTCACGGAAAACACGCCGTCCGCCAGGGTGTATGGCAGGGCCAGGCGCGTGAAGATATCGGCGATCAGCTCATCGTTGAGCGGCACGCCGATGACTTTTTGCGCGCGCGCCGTGCGCATCGACACGGGCTGGCGCTGCGGCAGGTTCACCACGTGGTCGTCGACAGGACCGACGGTCGTGGCCGGCGTGCCGCAGATTTCCACGATCAGGGCCGTGATGCGCTCGATGTGCTCGACTGTGGTGGCGAAATCGACGCCGCGCTCGAAGCGGTGTGCCGCATCGGTCGAGAAATTCAAGCGGCGCGCGCGGCCTTGAATGGCGTTCGGCCACCAGAATGCCGCTTCCAGGTAGATGCTGTCCGTATCGTCCGACACCGAGCTGGCGTCGCCGCCCATGATGCCGGCCAGCGATTCGATTTCCTGCTCATCGGCAATGACGCCGATCCACTCGTCGACGGCGATGGTGTTGCCATTCAACAGCTTGACGGACTCGCCCTTCTTGCCCCAACGTACGTCGAGGCTGCCGTGGATCTTTGCCAGGTCAAACACGTGGCTGGGACGGCCCAGTTCCAGCATGACATAGTTGGAAATGTCGACCAGGGCCGACAGCGGACGCTGGCCGCTGCGCTCGAGGCGCTGCTTCATCCAGTCCGGCGTGGCTGCCTTGGCGTTCAAGCCGCGGATGACGCGGCCCGTGAAACGGCCGCACAGGTCCGGCGCGCTGACTTTCACGGGCAGGATTTCGTCGCTGGAAACCGGCACGGTGCGGAACTGCGGCGCATTCAGGGGCACGCCCGTCAAGGCCGACACTTCGCGCGCCACGCCCAGCACGGACAGGCAGTCCGCCTTGTTCGGCGTCAACTTGATGGTGAATTTCAAATCGTTGAGCGCAAAGTAATCGCGGAAATTCTGGCCGATCGGCGCGTCGTCCGGCAATTCCATCAAGCCGGCGTTTTCTTCCGACAATTTCAATTCGCGCGCGGAGCACAGCATGCCTTGCGACTCGACGCCGCGCAGCTGGCCCACCTTGATTTCAAACGGCTTGCCATCGGCGCCAGGCGGCAGCACGGCGCCCGCCATCGCGCACACGACTTTCAAGCCCGGGCGCACGTTCGGCGCGCCGCAGACGATGTTGAGCATGGTGCCCGTGCCGACATCGACCTGGCACACATTCAGGCGGTCCGCATTCGGATGTTTTTCCATCTCCAGGACCAGGCCTACCACCACGTTCGAGAACGGCGGGGCGACAGGATCGACGTCCTCGACTTCGAGACCGGACATGGTCAGCAGATGGGCCAGTTCGTCCGAAGTCATCTTCGGATCGACCATGGTACGGAGCCAGTTTTCGGAAAATTGCATAATCAAGCCTTCAAAGGGTCAAAGCTCACAGCGCGAGCGCACAGGCGCTCAAGCGCCATGAATCAAACGGAACAACGCTTAGTTGAATTGCTTCAGGAACCTTAAATCGCCTTCATAGAACAGGCGCAGGTCGTTGATGCCGTAACGCAGCATCGTCAAGCGTTCCAGGCCGGAGCCGAAAGCAAAACCGATGAATTTCTCGGGATCGAGGCCAAAGTTCTTCACCACGGTCGGATGCACCTGGCCGGCGCCCGACACTTCCAGCCAACGGCCTTTCAATGGACCGGAGCCAAAGGCGATATCGATCTCGGCCGACGGTTCCGTGAACGGGAAGTACGATGGACGGAAGCGCACCTGCAAATCGTCCGTCTCGAAGAAGGCCTTGACGAAATTCAGGTACACGCCCTTCAGGTCGGCAAAGCTGATGTCTTCGGCGATCCACAGGCCTTCGACCTGGTGGAACATCGGCGAATGGGTGGCGTCGCTGTCGACGCGGTAGGTGCGGCCTGGCGCAATGACCTTGATCGGCGGCGTGTGCGTGCGCGCATAGCGCACCTGCATCGGGCTCGTGTGCGTGCGCAGCAGCAAGGGCTTGCCATCGGTATCGTTGCCGTCGATGTAGAACGTGTCTTGCATGGAACGGGCCGGGTGGTTTTCCGGGCTGTTGAGCGCCGTGAAGTTGGTCCAGTCGTTCTCGATTTCGGGGCCGTCGGCCACGTCGAAGCCGATCGAGCGGAAGATTTCCTCGACCCGCTCCCACGTGCGCATCACGGGATGGATGCCGCCGGGCATGCGGCCACGGCCTGGCAAGGTCACGTCGATCGCTTCGGCGTTCAGACGGCCTTGCATCTGTGCATCGGCCAGTGCGTCACGGCGCGCCGTCAGCGCGTCCTCGATCTGCACTTTGACGGCGTTGATCAGGGCGCCTTGCGCCTTGCGCGCGTCCGGGTCCAACTTGCCCAGGCCCTTCATCATTTCAGTAATCTGGCCAGTCTTGCCCAGGTAGCGGGCTTTGGCGTTTTCAAGTGCGGCAGCGTCTGCGGCGGCGATAAAGTCAGCCTGGGCCGAGACGACGAGTTCTTCTAGGGAGTTCATGCGGCATTTCCTGTTTTGGACATCAATTCTGGACTCGCTTATCTAAAGTCCAACAATCAAAAACGGAAACGGGGCATAAGGTTCACACCCCTGCCCCGCTCTTTATGACAACCGACCTAATCTGCTGCGCGTCGTGATTTACGGTGTGCGATGCT
This genomic interval carries:
- a CDS encoding integration host factor subunit alpha, which codes for MLVAKVRQEAEKDLPTLTKAELAELLFEQVGLNKREAKDMVETFFDEIRNALERGEAVKLSGFGNFQLRDKPQRPGRNPKTGEEIPITARRVVTFHASQKLKSMVEETSPLARAA
- the pheT gene encoding phenylalanine--tRNA ligase subunit beta, coding for MQFSENWLRTMVDPKMTSDELAHLLTMSGLEVEDVDPVAPPFSNVVVGLVLEMEKHPNADRLNVCQVDVGTGTMLNIVCGAPNVRPGLKVVCAMAGAVLPPGADGKPFEIKVGQLRGVESQGMLCSARELKLSEENAGLMELPDDAPIGQNFRDYFALNDLKFTIKLTPNKADCLSVLGVAREVSALTGVPLNAPQFRTVPVSSDEILPVKVSAPDLCGRFTGRVIRGLNAKAATPDWMKQRLERSGQRPLSALVDISNYVMLELGRPSHVFDLAKIHGSLDVRWGKKGESVKLLNGNTIAVDEWIGVIADEQEIESLAGIMGGDASSVSDDTDSIYLEAAFWWPNAIQGRARRLNFSTDAAHRFERGVDFATTVEHIERITALIVEICGTPATTVGPVDDHVVNLPQRQPVSMRTARAQKVIGVPLNDELIADIFTRLALPYTLADGVFSVTSPSYRFDIEIEEDLIEEVARVYGFENIPTLPPVAANVMQIAPENTRSLFAVRHELADLGFQEVVNMSFVDTAWERDFSGNTNPIKLQNPIASQMSVMRSSLIGSLIANVRYNLNRKTNRVRIFEVGAIYQRDDSVENGPLSVAGYAQPKRVAAMAYGAVADEQWGQAARTVDFFDVKADLEALFAPLVLRFTKAEHPALHPGRSANVELDGKVIGFIGELHPRWMQKYDLPLAPVLFEVDAAALTQRVVPAYQEISKFPGASRDLAVVVKQSVAVQDLLDRFHAAAKSSPAARIVQAIVLFDEYRGKGLEVDEKSLAFRISLQDTQNTLQDDVVDGLMAVLIDAAKQGHDAKLRS
- the pheS gene encoding phenylalanine--tRNA ligase subunit alpha, coding for MNSLEELVVSAQADFIAAADAAALENAKARYLGKTGQITEMMKGLGKLDPDARKAQGALINAVKVQIEDALTARRDALADAQMQGRLNAEAIDVTLPGRGRMPGGIHPVMRTWERVEEIFRSIGFDVADGPEIENDWTNFTALNSPENHPARSMQDTFYIDGNDTDGKPLLLRTHTSPMQVRYARTHTPPIKVIAPGRTYRVDSDATHSPMFHQVEGLWIAEDISFADLKGVYLNFVKAFFETDDLQVRFRPSYFPFTEPSAEIDIAFGSGPLKGRWLEVSGAGQVHPTVVKNFGLDPEKFIGFAFGSGLERLTMLRYGINDLRLFYEGDLRFLKQFN